In Hemicordylus capensis ecotype Gifberg chromosome 3, rHemCap1.1.pri, whole genome shotgun sequence, one DNA window encodes the following:
- the LOC128351739 gene encoding uncharacterized protein LOC128351739 isoform X2 — translation MQAASPGDKGPSVSSEEGPARRLGGQGERCKRGRCPQRVGLGPCPCLTEPTVLPPGRPWHCFGQCPRRRPPPLYLPPSLAGQSPSRERALGGRAETPPILASARLRSGLWAGSISPAKGLLPWTEGGPGRDGSSSSSLGESNSPLPNTSSSLAPWQIPDLSTGFSWGGWGLAVGGHQPPHAHKGLAGVSRTSFLAHIWPSADHLATSWPGCSSSLPPSFIPEPSQEAGQKVQCLNFAAAAAAAAGCRGGGEGRLCVALRNWFGTASFAESPRLPHLCQWLQGSGPPWWSACCSCSCLMVQTLPLLLLLLLLLGAEEEQKEESAWLSGIGSEPRPSRNTLGFLISARGSKDEDLPGGQPGAPAHGSWSRLRHCCCCCWVQRRSRRKSLRGSPELVRNRVLRGIPSASSSLPEAPRMRTSLVVSLVLLLMAHGPDFATAAAAAGCRGGAEGRVCVALRNWFGTVSFVESPRLPHLCQRLQGSRPPWWSAWCSCSWLMAQTWPLLLLLGAEEEQKEGSAWLSGIGSELRPSRNPLGFLISARGSKDQDLPGGQPGAPAHGRCLPTPDASSPWLQFQDGINPQGRIRQRSRDLLPTVAPITSNSCCDNYIRRHLPMWYLKSFEYTGEHCPTLAVVREEK, via the exons ATGCAAGCAGCCAGCCCCGGCGACAAAGGCCCTTCCGTCTCCTCAGAAGAGGGCCCAGCACGCCgactgggagggcagggggagcgATGCAAGCGTGGCCGTTGCCCCCAACGTGTGGGGCTAGGACCATGCCCCTGCCTCACGGAACCCACCGTGCTGCCGCCCGGCAGACCTTGGCATTGCTTCGGGCAGTGTCCACGAAGACGGCCTCCTCCCctttacctccctccctccctagcaGGGCAGTCCCCAAgcagagagagagctttgggGGGCAGAGCAGAGACCCCCCCCATCCTGGCCTCAGCCAGACTCCGGAGTGGACTCTGGGCAGGCAGTATCTCTCCTGCCAAGGGGCTGCTTCCTTGGACCGAGGGCGGGCCAGGCCGAGacgggtcctcctcctcctccctgggggAAAGCAACTCCCCTTtgcccaacacctcctcctcactTGCTCCTTGGCAGATTCCAGATCTTTCCACCGGCTTCAGCtgggggggttgggggctggcAGTGGGAGGGCATCAGCCACCGCATGCCCACAAGGGACTAGCTGGCGTGTCAAGGACATCCTTCCTTGCCCACATCTGGCCCTCAGCCGACCACTTGGCAACCAGCTGGCCAgggtgctcctcctccctccctccctccttcattcCCGAACCATCGCAGGAAGCGGGCCAGAAAGTACAATGCCTAAactttgccgccgccgccgctgctgctgctgggtgcagaggaggaggagaaggaagactcTGCGTGGCTCTCCGGAATTGGTTCGGAACCGCGTCCTTCGCGGAatcccctcggcttcctcatctctgccagtGGCTCCAAGGATCAGGACCTCCCTGGTGGtcagcctgttgctcctgctcctgcctcaTGGTCCAGactttgccactgctgctgctgctgctgctgctgctgggtgcagaggaggagcagaaggaagagtcTGCCTGGCTCTCCGGAATTGGTTCGGAACCGCGTCCTTCGCGGAATACCCTtggcttcctcatctctgccagaggcTCCAAGGATGAGGACCTCCCTGGTGGTCAGCCTGGTGCTCCTGCTCATGGCTCATGGTCCAGActtcgccactgctgctgctgctgctgggtgcagaggaggagcagaaggaagagtcTGCGTGGCTCTCCGGAATTGGTTCGGAACCGTGTCCTTCGTGGAatcccctcggcttcctcatctctgccagaggcTCCAAGGATGAGGACCTCCCTGGTGGTCAGCCTGGTGCTCCTGCTCATGGCTCATGGTCCAGActtcgccactgctgctgctgctgctgggtgcagaggaggagcagaaggaagagtcTGCGTGGCTCTCCGGAATTGGTTCGGAACCGTGTCCTTCGTGGAatcccctcggcttcctcatctctgccagaggcTCCAAGGATCAAGACCTCCCTGGTGGTCAGCCTGGTGCTCCTGCTCATGGCTCATGGCCCAAACCTGgccactgctgctactgctgggtgcagaggaggagcagaaggaagggtCTGCCTGGCTCTCCGGAATTGGTTCGGAACTGCGTCCTTCGCGGAatcccctcggcttcctcatctctgccagaggcTCCAAGGATCAAGACCTCCCTGGTGGTCAGCCTGGTGCTCCTGCTCATGGCCGCTGCCTTCCTACCCCAGATGCAAGCTCGCCGTGGCT TCAGTTCCAAGACGGAATCAACCCCCAGGGCAGGATCCGCCAGCGTTCAAGGGACCTGCTCCCTACAGTTGCTCCTATCACATCGAACAGCTGCTGTGACAACTACATAAGGAGGCACCTTCCAATGTGGTACCTGAAATCCTTTGAATACACCGGTGAACATTGTCCCACGCTAGCTGTGGT AAGGGAAGAGAAATGA
- the LOC128351739 gene encoding uncharacterized protein LOC128351739 isoform X1: MQAASPGDKGPSVSSEEGPARRLGGQGERCKRGRCPQRVGLGPCPCLTEPTVLPPGRPWHCFGQCPRRRPPPLYLPPSLAGQSPSRERALGGRAETPPILASARLRSGLWAGSISPAKGLLPWTEGGPGRDGSSSSSLGESNSPLPNTSSSLAPWQIPDLSTGFSWGGWGLAVGGHQPPHAHKGLAGVSRTSFLAHIWPSADHLATSWPGCSSSLPPSFIPEPSQEAGQKVQCLNFAAAAAAAAGCRGGGEGRLCVALRNWFGTASFAESPRLPHLCQWLQGSGPPWWSACCSCSCLMVQTLPLLLLLLLLLGAEEEQKEESAWLSGIGSEPRPSRNTLGFLISARGSKDEDLPGGQPGAPAHGSWSRLRHCCCCCWVQRRSRRKSLRGSPELVRNRVLRGIPSASSSLPEAPRMRTSLVVSLVLLLMAHGPDFATAAAAAGCRGGAEGRVCVALRNWFGTVSFVESPRLPHLCQRLQGSRPPWWSAWCSCSWLMAQTWPLLLLLGAEEEQKEGSAWLSGIGSELRPSRNPLGFLISARGSKDQDLPGGQPGAPAHGRCLPTPDASSPWLQFQDGINPQGRIRQRSRDLLPTVAPITSNSCCDNYIRRHLPMWYLKSFEYTGEHCPTLAVVLITSHDQRPCADPRLKWVRERIRSFLEK; encoded by the exons ATGCAAGCAGCCAGCCCCGGCGACAAAGGCCCTTCCGTCTCCTCAGAAGAGGGCCCAGCACGCCgactgggagggcagggggagcgATGCAAGCGTGGCCGTTGCCCCCAACGTGTGGGGCTAGGACCATGCCCCTGCCTCACGGAACCCACCGTGCTGCCGCCCGGCAGACCTTGGCATTGCTTCGGGCAGTGTCCACGAAGACGGCCTCCTCCCctttacctccctccctccctagcaGGGCAGTCCCCAAgcagagagagagctttgggGGGCAGAGCAGAGACCCCCCCCATCCTGGCCTCAGCCAGACTCCGGAGTGGACTCTGGGCAGGCAGTATCTCTCCTGCCAAGGGGCTGCTTCCTTGGACCGAGGGCGGGCCAGGCCGAGacgggtcctcctcctcctccctgggggAAAGCAACTCCCCTTtgcccaacacctcctcctcactTGCTCCTTGGCAGATTCCAGATCTTTCCACCGGCTTCAGCtgggggggttgggggctggcAGTGGGAGGGCATCAGCCACCGCATGCCCACAAGGGACTAGCTGGCGTGTCAAGGACATCCTTCCTTGCCCACATCTGGCCCTCAGCCGACCACTTGGCAACCAGCTGGCCAgggtgctcctcctccctccctccctccttcattcCCGAACCATCGCAGGAAGCGGGCCAGAAAGTACAATGCCTAAactttgccgccgccgccgctgctgctgctgggtgcagaggaggaggagaaggaagactcTGCGTGGCTCTCCGGAATTGGTTCGGAACCGCGTCCTTCGCGGAatcccctcggcttcctcatctctgccagtGGCTCCAAGGATCAGGACCTCCCTGGTGGtcagcctgttgctcctgctcctgcctcaTGGTCCAGactttgccactgctgctgctgctgctgctgctgctgggtgcagaggaggagcagaaggaagagtcTGCCTGGCTCTCCGGAATTGGTTCGGAACCGCGTCCTTCGCGGAATACCCTtggcttcctcatctctgccagaggcTCCAAGGATGAGGACCTCCCTGGTGGTCAGCCTGGTGCTCCTGCTCATGGCTCATGGTCCAGActtcgccactgctgctgctgctgctgggtgcagaggaggagcagaaggaagagtcTGCGTGGCTCTCCGGAATTGGTTCGGAACCGTGTCCTTCGTGGAatcccctcggcttcctcatctctgccagaggcTCCAAGGATGAGGACCTCCCTGGTGGTCAGCCTGGTGCTCCTGCTCATGGCTCATGGTCCAGActtcgccactgctgctgctgctgctgggtgcagaggaggagcagaaggaagagtcTGCGTGGCTCTCCGGAATTGGTTCGGAACCGTGTCCTTCGTGGAatcccctcggcttcctcatctctgccagaggcTCCAAGGATCAAGACCTCCCTGGTGGTCAGCCTGGTGCTCCTGCTCATGGCTCATGGCCCAAACCTGgccactgctgctactgctgggtgcagaggaggagcagaaggaagggtCTGCCTGGCTCTCCGGAATTGGTTCGGAACTGCGTCCTTCGCGGAatcccctcggcttcctcatctctgccagaggcTCCAAGGATCAAGACCTCCCTGGTGGTCAGCCTGGTGCTCCTGCTCATGGCCGCTGCCTTCCTACCCCAGATGCAAGCTCGCCGTGGCT TCAGTTCCAAGACGGAATCAACCCCCAGGGCAGGATCCGCCAGCGTTCAAGGGACCTGCTCCCTACAGTTGCTCCTATCACATCGAACAGCTGCTGTGACAACTACATAAGGAGGCACCTTCCAATGTGGTACCTGAAATCCTTTGAATACACCGGTGAACATTGTCCCACGCTAGCTGTGGT ATTGATTACCAGCCATGATCAGCGGCCCTGTGCTGATCCCAGGCTGAAATGGGTCCGGGAGAGAATCCGTTCCTTCTTAGAAAAGTAA
- the LOC128352136 gene encoding uncharacterized protein LOC128352136, with the protein MDLPRVTKEYYEEQAKFDKDMERRKIRHQLASRTKPAIPLPASKPMSISQQQVDSGQSSRRPPVQRPHTGDLDEIRRLRAKVIASVERTKKPAGKRDKPLGKPSAPIRPSAPIRPSAPIRPPAPIRPPAGDLDELCHQLSKLAISPAGSRTVAMPPTGGTPLARMSHQLPKRTLSATSQMNPAVPPQGSKRARVLEMMSHQLPKRRLSTTSKLNPAVPPQGSKRARLLERLSKRRLSATSSLQPAISLPDLKRARPDSG; encoded by the exons ATGGACCTGCCCCGGGTTACAAAAGAG TATTACGAGGAGCAGGCGAAATTTGACAAAGATATGGAAAGACGTAAG ATCCGTCACCAGCTTGCCAGCCGCACAAAGCCTGCCATTCCTCTTCCGGCCAGCAAGCCGATGAGT ATCTCACAGCAACAGGTGGATTCGGGACAGAGTTCTAGGAGGCCACCTGTTCAGCGACCACACACAGGGGATTTGGACGAG ATCCGCCGCCTGCGCGCCAAGGTGATAGCCTCTGTTGAGCGCACcaagaagcccgcaggcaagcgGGACAAACCCTTGGGAAAG CCATCTGCACCAATTCGGCCATCCGCACCAATTCGGCCATCCGCACCAATTCGGCCTCCCGCACCAATTCGGCCACCCGCAGGGGATTTGGACGAG CTCTGCCATCAGCTCTCCAAGCTCGCCATCTCCCCTGCCGGCAGCAGGACAGTGGCCATGCCACCCACGGGAGGCACCCCCTTGGCAAGG ATGAGCCACCAGCTGCCCAAGAGGACGCTGTCTGCCACCAGCCAAATGAATCCCGCCGTGCCTCCTCAGGGCAGCAAGCGGGCCAGGGTTTTGGAGATG ATGAGCCACCAGCTGCCCAAGAGGAGACTCTCCACCACCAGCAAGTTGAATCCAGCCGTGCCTCCTCAGGGCAGCAAGCGGGCCAGGCTGTTGGAGAGG CTCTCCAAGCGGAGGCTCTCCGCCACCAGCAGCCTGCAGCCCGCCATCTCTCTCCCAGATCTCAAACGAGCCAGGCCAGACTCAGG CTGA
- the LOC128348822 gene encoding eotaxin-like, translating to MKTSVAAVALLLVATACFSQDVDGPSLTLTCCTHNSHSPLPLRLLASYTRTSDDCPLPSVVFTTKGGKKICTDPRVAWTQDRIHHLDGN from the exons ATGAAGACCTCTGTGGCCGCCGTGGCCCTCCTGCTCGTGGCTACTGCCTGCTTCTCCCAGGACGTCG ATGGCCCATCTCTGACACTGACCTGCTGCACCCACAACTCCCACTCCCCTCTCCCACTCCGGCTCTTGGCCTCCTACACGCGCACCAGTGACGACTGCCCCCTTCCGAGTGTCGT ATTCACCACGAAAGGCGGTAAGAAGATCTGCACGGATCCCCGTGTGGCCTGGACTCAGGATCGCATCCATCACCTCGATGGAAACTGA